One Burkholderia sp. 9120 DNA window includes the following coding sequences:
- a CDS encoding glycosyltransferase codes for MMKILFNALVLGKRPAGYTTVIREYLRALNEGDGGGGRDVKLYVLIQRPALQNVDPDHELEKNGLIHFITFPKLSTPIRVLLEQVATNFFALKHRCDLIHCPATLGTVFPLKPQLLFFHTSTTFMLPRRMHGRGAVATKLTNWIIRRSAVSSRQVAVTTRTTGSELEQYVGSTLPLTVVGCGVSTLSDQESEVSPAVAEIGRTPFILYVSSFYRLKNQKLLIETAARLKGMQVVLAGSPAQSDYFDECAELIKRLDAPVHIVGTINDATLAYLYQKCKVYVCPSLFEGFALTPLEALRFDKPVLLARSSVLTEVYGAGFRYFDSNSPVELVDAIESVDDAYREFCTRHPVLQKYDWKTFAQANLRLYDRVVQRDDAATAGTLL; via the coding sequence ATGATGAAAATTCTCTTCAATGCACTCGTATTGGGTAAGCGGCCTGCCGGCTATACGACGGTCATCCGGGAATACCTTCGGGCCTTGAACGAGGGCGACGGCGGTGGAGGGCGAGATGTCAAACTATATGTGCTGATACAGCGTCCCGCGCTGCAAAACGTCGATCCCGACCACGAACTCGAAAAAAATGGCCTTATACATTTCATCACTTTTCCGAAGCTTAGTACGCCTATCAGGGTGTTACTGGAACAAGTGGCCACGAACTTCTTCGCGCTGAAGCATCGCTGCGACCTGATCCATTGTCCCGCGACGCTGGGGACCGTTTTCCCGTTGAAACCCCAACTGTTGTTCTTTCATACGTCGACGACATTCATGCTGCCGAGGCGCATGCATGGACGAGGGGCCGTTGCGACAAAGCTAACGAACTGGATTATCCGGCGCTCCGCTGTGTCATCGAGGCAGGTCGCCGTGACGACGAGAACAACGGGAAGCGAACTGGAACAATACGTCGGTTCCACATTGCCCTTGACCGTCGTGGGTTGCGGCGTGTCGACCCTGTCCGACCAGGAGTCGGAAGTATCGCCCGCTGTGGCGGAAATCGGGCGAACGCCGTTCATTCTTTATGTGTCGAGTTTCTACAGACTTAAGAATCAGAAGCTCCTTATCGAGACCGCCGCCCGGTTGAAAGGAATGCAAGTCGTTCTCGCAGGTTCACCGGCGCAGTCAGACTACTTTGACGAGTGCGCAGAATTGATCAAGCGTCTGGATGCGCCGGTGCACATCGTCGGCACAATCAATGATGCAACGCTCGCGTATCTCTATCAGAAGTGCAAGGTTTATGTGTGTCCGTCCTTGTTCGAAGGCTTTGCGCTGACGCCACTCGAGGCCCTAAGGTTCGACAAACCTGTCCTGCTGGCGCGCTCAAGTGTTCTGACCGAGGTGTACGGGGCCGGCTTCAGATATTTCGATAGCAACTCGCCCGTCGAACTTGTCGACGCAATCGAGTCTGTCGACGACGCCTACCGCGAGTTCTGTACGCGCCATCCCGTGCTTCAGAAATATGACTGGAAGACGTTCGCACAGGCGAATCTGCGGCTTTATGACCGGGTCGTTCAAAGAGATGACGCTGCCACGGCCGGAACCTTGTTGTGA
- a CDS encoding glycosyltransferase produces MNTERIILVNMTSLFQGGPKMVGLGLLDGISSPQCRHYHWILLLPSGVGFEERVRASSLQAENVEYAFVNYPTKRLRFVTKLFFDHLYVPYVCSRRKVDTLFMTANFASLFVLGRKQIVLQHNPHYLEDGPTERFEGASLRFLLERALFRATTLLRARYVVQLGCIKERLASRYPVVPENISIITMVPVRSEASAADVQQAREKVARELARSEPPSLNLFFPAKFHWNKNHQLLVPLAKALKDRGLSVRFFVTLEHDCDFLKQVEAAGLDTSICNLGYIDHRVIGSLYSMFDGLFFPTYSESFGFPYVEAINALVPIITTDFDFSREVCGDAALYFTQNDVVGAVHAIDRLGTPDVKQGLADNARNRRRMFSHDWHDVIDSIFLGSNDENSLQCTRIG; encoded by the coding sequence ATGAATACCGAGCGGATCATTCTCGTCAATATGACGAGCCTGTTTCAAGGCGGACCCAAGATGGTGGGGCTTGGCCTACTGGACGGAATTTCGAGTCCACAGTGCAGGCACTATCACTGGATTCTGTTGCTGCCGTCCGGAGTAGGGTTCGAGGAACGGGTGCGGGCGTCGAGCCTGCAAGCGGAAAATGTAGAGTACGCGTTCGTCAATTATCCCACGAAGCGTTTGAGATTCGTCACCAAGCTGTTCTTCGATCATCTGTACGTTCCCTACGTTTGCAGCAGGCGGAAAGTCGACACCTTATTCATGACGGCGAACTTCGCCTCGCTTTTTGTCCTCGGTCGCAAACAGATCGTATTGCAACATAACCCGCACTATCTCGAGGACGGTCCGACGGAACGTTTCGAAGGAGCGTCTCTCCGGTTCCTGCTCGAGCGTGCCCTGTTTCGTGCCACCACGCTTTTACGCGCGCGCTATGTCGTTCAATTAGGCTGCATCAAGGAGCGACTGGCAAGTCGATACCCGGTCGTTCCCGAGAACATCTCCATCATCACCATGGTGCCTGTCCGCTCGGAGGCTTCGGCGGCGGACGTGCAGCAGGCGCGGGAGAAAGTCGCGCGCGAACTGGCGCGCAGTGAGCCGCCGTCGCTCAATCTTTTCTTTCCGGCGAAATTTCACTGGAACAAGAACCACCAGCTTCTGGTGCCGCTTGCGAAGGCGCTCAAGGATCGCGGCCTGTCCGTCCGATTTTTCGTCACGCTCGAACACGACTGCGACTTTCTCAAACAGGTCGAGGCGGCCGGTCTCGACACGTCGATCTGCAATCTTGGATATATCGATCATCGGGTGATCGGTTCGCTGTATTCGATGTTCGATGGACTTTTCTTCCCGACGTATTCGGAGAGCTTCGGTTTTCCCTATGTTGAAGCGATCAACGCACTCGTTCCGATCATCACGACGGACTTCGACTTCTCGAGGGAGGTTTGCGGGGATGCCGCGCTCTATTTCACGCAGAACGATGTCGTGGGTGCCGTGCACGCGATAGATCGACTGGGGACACCGGACGTGAAACAAGGACTTGCCGACAACGCGAGGAACAGAAGGCGAATGTTCTCTCACGACTGGCATGACGTGATTGACTCAATCTTCTTAGGAAGCAATGATGAAAATTCTCTTCAATGCACTCGTATTGGGTAA
- a CDS encoding glycosyltransferase family 2 protein, with protein MNQTRDNPLITIVIATLNSADVLRRSIESVAAQSYRNVELLVVDGGSVDGTLDVIRDMSDIVSTAISEPDEGIYDAWNKGLRLAHGDWICFLGADDLLLEDAFENYIRFIRDHRDPPLLFISSLAELVPESGKTRVVGNAWSWPAFSRKMDIVHVGALHHRDLFTQYGVFDTRYRICGDYDLLLRARNALPAAFIPQVTVRLAAGGVSRRDVGVFLETYRAKVESGGRLKVAARVERFLAHLKWRVRRVREGVS; from the coding sequence ATGAATCAGACACGCGATAACCCGCTCATCACAATCGTCATTGCGACCTTGAATAGCGCGGACGTTCTGCGCCGTTCGATCGAGAGCGTTGCCGCCCAGTCGTACCGCAACGTGGAACTTCTCGTTGTCGATGGCGGCTCCGTCGACGGCACGCTGGACGTGATACGCGACATGAGCGACATCGTGTCGACGGCCATAAGCGAACCCGATGAGGGCATTTACGACGCGTGGAACAAAGGACTGCGACTAGCTCATGGAGACTGGATCTGCTTTCTAGGCGCGGACGATTTACTCCTTGAGGACGCGTTCGAGAACTACATCAGGTTCATCCGGGATCATCGTGATCCACCTCTGTTGTTCATTTCGTCGCTAGCCGAACTGGTTCCCGAGTCGGGCAAGACACGCGTCGTAGGCAACGCGTGGTCGTGGCCCGCCTTCTCGAGAAAAATGGATATCGTCCATGTGGGTGCCTTGCATCATCGTGACCTGTTCACCCAGTACGGGGTATTCGATACCCGATACCGGATATGCGGCGACTACGACTTGCTGTTGCGTGCGCGCAATGCCCTGCCGGCGGCCTTTATTCCTCAGGTCACCGTTCGATTGGCGGCGGGTGGTGTCAGCCGACGTGACGTCGGCGTATTCCTCGAAACGTATCGCGCAAAGGTTGAATCGGGCGGCCGGCTAAAAGTCGCCGCGCGTGTGGAACGTTTCCTCGCGCATTTGAAATGGCGCGTGAGAAGGGTTCGGGAAGGGGTGTCATGA
- the gmd gene encoding GDP-mannose 4,6-dehydratase → MSKRVALITGVTGQDGSYLAGFLLDKGYDVHGIKRRTSLFNTDRIDHLYQDEHDAAARRLHLHHGDMTDSSSILRIIQRVKPDEIYNLAAQSHVAVSFEEPEYTANADALGALRILEAMRILGLAETTRFYQASTSELYGLVQTVPQNEKTPFYPRSPYAVAKLYAYWITVNYREAYGMYACNGILFNHESPVRGETFVTRKITRAISRIALGLQDCLYLGNMGACRDWGHARDYVEMQWLMLQQEQPEDFVIATGVQYSVRDFVQCAADQLGITLGFQGTGVDEVAVVERVSNKELRLAPGDIVVRVDPGYYRPTEVETLLGDPSKAHEKLGWAPTTSFHSLVKEMVMADFQVAKRDALITLAGFRAFAHNE, encoded by the coding sequence ATGTCGAAAAGAGTTGCGTTGATAACCGGCGTTACCGGACAGGACGGCTCCTATCTTGCCGGGTTCCTGCTCGACAAGGGATACGACGTTCACGGAATCAAGCGACGCACCTCGTTGTTCAACACCGATCGCATCGATCACCTCTATCAGGACGAACATGATGCCGCGGCGCGGCGGCTGCATCTTCATCACGGGGATATGACCGATTCGTCCAGCATTTTGCGGATCATTCAGCGCGTGAAGCCGGACGAGATCTATAACCTCGCGGCGCAAAGTCACGTGGCTGTGTCTTTCGAAGAACCCGAGTACACCGCCAACGCCGACGCGCTAGGCGCTTTGCGAATCCTGGAAGCGATGCGGATTCTGGGCCTGGCAGAGACGACACGTTTTTATCAGGCTTCGACGTCGGAATTGTATGGTCTGGTCCAGACCGTGCCCCAGAACGAGAAAACGCCTTTCTACCCGAGAAGTCCGTATGCCGTGGCGAAGCTGTACGCCTACTGGATAACGGTCAATTATCGCGAAGCGTACGGCATGTACGCCTGCAACGGCATTCTGTTCAACCACGAATCGCCTGTCCGGGGCGAAACCTTCGTCACGCGGAAGATCACGCGAGCCATTTCCCGTATCGCGCTCGGCTTGCAGGACTGTCTTTATCTGGGAAATATGGGAGCGTGCCGGGACTGGGGGCACGCGCGCGACTATGTCGAGATGCAATGGCTGATGCTTCAGCAGGAGCAGCCTGAAGACTTCGTGATCGCGACCGGGGTTCAGTACAGTGTGCGTGATTTCGTGCAGTGCGCGGCGGATCAGTTGGGAATCACGCTAGGATTTCAGGGAACAGGGGTAGACGAAGTGGCGGTGGTGGAGCGGGTGAGTAACAAGGAGCTCAGACTGGCGCCTGGCGACATCGTGGTTCGCGTGGATCCCGGTTATTACCGGCCGACCGAAGTGGAGACACTGCTCGGCGACCCTTCAAAGGCTCACGAGAAGCTCGGCTGGGCGCCGACAACCTCATTTCATTCGTTGGTCAAAGAAATGGTCATGGCAGATTTTCAGGTTGCGAAGCGTGATGCGCTCATTACGCTCGCCGGGTTCCGCGCTTTCGCTCACAACGAATAG
- a CDS encoding GNVR domain-containing protein codes for MTKTSYNDSLDADTVYLADYARTLQRSWRLIVMVTLIVVGIGVLYAVLQSPVYRADSLIQIETGDTNPTDTESLGRLSAIFDSKVKGDADAEMELIRSRLVVSEAVKKLHLDITAHPYYVPVIGPMLASLERQSEGQNSLLGRLGFRPHPRSITVTRFDVPEDLLNKEFSIEAGPDSTFSLFDPGGNLVGNGRAGEETTVRLASGDVHLLVSGLVGANGDRFVVRAQSMWRTIEALQKALAISERKNQSGMIGVSLEGHDPKHVAEVLNTIAQQYVQQHVAYRSSQAEQSLSFLDAQLPTLRAKMEQAELQYNAFRNKIGSVDLDLESRTLLTQIVEIESTMRVLQQQRDDLVVRYKDGFPLLTSIDAKIASAKKEHDALVRRVQSLPDSERVALGLARDVRVNTELYTNLLNNAQQLSVVKAGSVGNARIVDRAMVPDSPVKPRPAVIVAMCAILGPVLGAGLALLRRGLSPGLERSTQIQQAFGIGVVAVIPHSNKQAHLEGESRSRTNEKRVLALDSPTDAAIEGIRGVRTAMEASKVVGLNNISMVTSSSGRAGKSFLAVNLATVLAVGGKRVLLIDGDMRNGRIHACFNVPEGPGFSDLLQGGSLGDALRRDVVTGLDLIPRGTQTLYAADLLMGPRLGEILSAAGDRYDLVVIDSPPILAVTDSTIIGKHCDTTMVAVRHGKHPAAEVSEALSRLATGGVEVTGILFTDVPSGTLGYGPKDGKLQANGT; via the coding sequence ATGACGAAGACTTCGTACAACGATTCCCTGGACGCCGACACGGTTTATCTGGCGGACTATGCCCGGACCTTGCAAAGGAGCTGGCGCCTTATCGTCATGGTCACGCTGATCGTCGTCGGCATCGGGGTCCTGTATGCGGTGCTTCAGTCGCCCGTGTATCGCGCCGATTCGCTGATTCAGATCGAGACCGGCGACACGAACCCGACTGACACCGAATCACTGGGGCGGCTCTCGGCGATCTTCGATAGCAAGGTAAAGGGTGACGCCGATGCCGAGATGGAATTGATTCGCTCACGTCTGGTTGTGAGTGAGGCGGTGAAGAAGTTGCATCTGGATATCACCGCGCATCCCTACTATGTTCCGGTGATCGGCCCGATGCTGGCAAGCCTCGAGAGACAAAGCGAAGGGCAGAATTCGCTCCTGGGGCGTCTGGGATTTCGGCCACATCCACGTTCGATCACGGTGACGCGTTTCGATGTTCCGGAAGACCTTCTGAACAAGGAGTTTTCGATCGAGGCCGGCCCCGATTCGACGTTTTCGTTGTTTGACCCTGGTGGCAATCTGGTGGGCAACGGCAGGGCAGGCGAAGAAACGACAGTTCGTCTTGCATCGGGCGACGTCCATCTGCTCGTCTCCGGGCTGGTCGGCGCGAATGGCGACCGCTTTGTCGTTCGGGCGCAATCCATGTGGAGAACCATCGAAGCGCTTCAGAAGGCGCTCGCCATCTCGGAGAGGAAGAACCAATCGGGAATGATCGGTGTATCGCTCGAGGGCCACGATCCGAAGCACGTCGCGGAAGTGTTGAACACGATCGCTCAGCAATACGTGCAGCAGCATGTTGCTTATCGTTCGTCGCAGGCGGAGCAATCGCTGTCGTTCCTCGATGCACAGTTGCCTACGCTTCGAGCAAAGATGGAGCAGGCCGAGTTGCAATACAACGCGTTCCGAAACAAAATCGGATCGGTAGATCTCGACCTGGAAAGTCGCACGCTGCTGACGCAGATTGTCGAGATCGAAAGCACGATGAGGGTACTTCAGCAGCAACGCGATGATCTTGTCGTGCGCTATAAGGACGGATTTCCGCTACTCACCTCTATCGACGCGAAAATTGCCTCGGCGAAGAAGGAGCACGACGCGCTTGTCCGGCGGGTGCAGTCCTTACCCGACAGCGAACGTGTCGCGTTGGGCCTGGCGCGCGATGTCCGCGTCAATACCGAGCTGTACACGAACCTGCTCAATAACGCCCAGCAACTTAGTGTGGTCAAAGCCGGAAGCGTGGGCAACGCGAGAATCGTGGACCGCGCAATGGTTCCGGACAGTCCGGTAAAGCCGCGTCCGGCGGTCATCGTCGCGATGTGCGCAATTCTGGGTCCCGTACTCGGAGCAGGACTCGCTCTGCTTCGACGCGGTCTGTCTCCGGGGCTCGAGAGATCGACCCAGATACAACAGGCATTTGGCATCGGTGTTGTCGCGGTTATCCCTCATAGCAATAAGCAGGCGCATCTGGAGGGCGAGTCGAGAAGCAGGACCAATGAAAAACGGGTGCTGGCGCTTGACTCACCGACCGACGCCGCCATCGAGGGAATTCGAGGCGTGCGTACCGCGATGGAAGCAAGCAAGGTCGTTGGCCTCAACAATATCTCGATGGTTACGAGTTCCAGTGGACGTGCAGGGAAATCCTTCCTCGCTGTCAACCTCGCGACCGTCCTCGCCGTCGGCGGCAAGCGTGTGCTTCTCATCGACGGTGACATGCGCAATGGAAGAATTCACGCCTGCTTCAACGTGCCGGAAGGCCCGGGCTTCTCTGACCTTTTGCAAGGCGGCTCACTCGGCGACGCATTGCGGCGTGACGTGGTGACGGGACTCGATCTCATTCCTCGTGGCACGCAGACCCTCTATGCAGCCGACCTGCTGATGGGGCCACGTCTGGGAGAGATCCTTTCCGCTGCAGGCGATAGATACGATCTTGTCGTCATTGACTCCCCGCCGATTCTGGCCGTTACGGATTCGACGATTATTGGCAAACATTGCGACACGACAATGGTCGCCGTTCGCCACGGCAAGCATCCCGCGGCCGAGGTGTCGGAAGCGCTGAGTCGCCTGGCGACGGGCGGCGTAGAAGTGACAGGCATTCTTTTCACGGACGTTCCGTCCGGGACGCTGGGATATGGGCCGAAAGACGGCAAATTGCAGGCCAACGGGACCTGA
- a CDS encoding helix-turn-helix domain-containing protein, translating into MTPTSSEALAPTACPRESALCVQRSNVVKQVGIILYEGFSLLSAGTLAEALQAANDLQSKSSDQSLTYRVNLVSPRGGAVLCSSSMSVWTEHLAARHVDSLDILFIPGGSGVARASADDNLIDLLRLVCARSVRVAAIGNGHMVLSAAGVTRRDWPSLKQDIHLKSSSASAPEHDRDQALMTSLALLKTDLGLEFAVRVADRLGSGGHHSLAPAFEETDAKTLTEKAHASARWLAENCTNSLSVGDAARRSSMSERNFLRLFKREIGVTPSKYLLRARIDLTCKMLANSDLPVDKIARRTGLSNGERLSKLFRKELSMSPTEFRARSRRKS; encoded by the coding sequence ATGACGCCAACCTCATCCGAGGCGCTCGCACCGACGGCTTGTCCCCGAGAAAGCGCGCTCTGCGTGCAGCGTTCGAACGTGGTGAAGCAAGTTGGTATCATTTTGTACGAAGGATTTTCGTTGCTCTCCGCGGGTACGCTTGCCGAAGCTCTGCAAGCCGCTAATGACCTGCAATCAAAAAGTTCTGATCAATCACTTACGTATCGCGTGAACCTCGTCTCGCCTCGTGGCGGGGCGGTTTTGTGCTCGTCGTCAATGTCGGTCTGGACAGAGCATTTGGCCGCGCGTCACGTCGATTCTCTCGACATCCTCTTTATTCCCGGCGGAAGCGGTGTCGCGCGCGCTTCAGCCGACGATAACCTCATCGACCTGCTGCGACTGGTTTGTGCGAGAAGCGTTCGCGTGGCTGCGATCGGAAACGGCCATATGGTTTTATCGGCTGCCGGCGTGACGCGGCGCGACTGGCCTTCCCTGAAGCAGGATATTCACCTCAAGTCTTCATCCGCAAGTGCGCCGGAGCACGATCGCGATCAGGCCTTGATGACCTCGCTCGCACTGCTCAAGACGGATCTGGGCCTGGAGTTCGCCGTGCGCGTGGCGGATCGTCTCGGTTCGGGCGGTCACCACTCGCTGGCCCCCGCGTTCGAAGAGACAGATGCAAAGACGCTCACCGAAAAGGCGCATGCGTCGGCGCGCTGGCTCGCCGAGAACTGCACAAATTCCCTCTCGGTGGGTGACGCGGCGCGGAGATCGTCGATGAGCGAGCGTAATTTTCTGCGCCTGTTCAAACGGGAGATTGGCGTCACACCTTCAAAGTACCTCCTTCGCGCGCGGATCGACCTGACGTGCAAAATGCTCGCGAATAGCGATCTTCCGGTGGACAAGATTGCTCGTAGAACCGGCCTTAGTAACGGAGAGAGGCTTTCGAAGCTTTTCCGTAAAGAGCTCTCAATGTCTCCTACCGAGTTTCGGGCACGAAGTCGACGAAAAAGTTGA
- a CDS encoding glycosyl hydrolase, with amino-acid sequence MKSIRITKQSGSRNDVEQSQHKTETQLPRENWLGRRGFLQALAAGAGSMLMAGCGGGSSSSPANTAAVQNRARKPKSSATPAATPAASNGSMTWGVNGHWSEGGSYNTALSTQVATLKDLGFTHYRQGIFELAHAQTIANNIPNMSGIAVLPTIVGNSPLQYADETAAYNDNFTLGAGVAKLLAGKVPYYELGGEFDALCNVTYDGSTIDQYDQTAFILCRGALRGLIDGIKTVDAKTPIMCAATAGWLHTAFSIALWFGQQPDGTSGHPTVRWDVTMYHWYSDMGDITNANGTTNVLATLRDTFGKPIWITEFGSRPDTEANVQAFITNDTVGMPMFSKNLAEYNIIGVSWFELYDSPSDPGYGLLSNPSSAKPRYNTMKTYIASQNA; translated from the coding sequence ATGAAATCAATACGTATTACTAAGCAATCGGGTTCGCGGAACGATGTAGAGCAGTCGCAGCACAAAACAGAAACGCAACTTCCGCGTGAGAATTGGTTAGGCCGTCGCGGATTCTTGCAAGCATTGGCAGCGGGCGCCGGAAGCATGCTGATGGCGGGTTGTGGAGGCGGTTCTTCTTCCTCGCCGGCCAATACCGCTGCGGTTCAGAACAGAGCCCGCAAGCCGAAATCGAGTGCCACCCCCGCTGCCACCCCAGCTGCATCCAACGGGTCGATGACCTGGGGCGTGAATGGACACTGGAGCGAAGGCGGGAGTTATAACACCGCCCTCTCGACGCAGGTTGCGACGCTCAAGGACCTCGGCTTCACTCACTATCGGCAGGGAATCTTCGAACTGGCGCACGCCCAGACCATTGCAAACAACATCCCGAACATGTCCGGGATCGCTGTGTTGCCTACTATCGTTGGAAATTCGCCGCTTCAGTACGCCGACGAAACTGCGGCATACAACGACAACTTCACCCTTGGCGCGGGCGTGGCAAAGCTCCTGGCAGGCAAAGTTCCTTACTATGAACTGGGCGGCGAATTCGACGCGCTCTGCAACGTAACCTACGACGGCAGCACGATCGACCAGTATGACCAGACGGCGTTCATTCTGTGCCGGGGCGCGCTGCGCGGGTTGATCGATGGCATCAAAACGGTCGACGCGAAAACGCCGATCATGTGCGCTGCAACCGCAGGCTGGTTGCACACTGCATTTTCTATCGCGCTATGGTTCGGGCAGCAACCCGACGGAACGAGTGGTCATCCAACCGTCCGCTGGGACGTCACGATGTATCACTGGTACTCGGACATGGGCGACATCACCAACGCCAACGGGACCACCAACGTTCTGGCGACGTTACGCGACACGTTCGGCAAACCCATCTGGATCACCGAGTTCGGATCGAGGCCAGATACGGAAGCCAACGTTCAGGCGTTCATTACGAACGATACTGTCGGGATGCCGATGTTCTCCAAAAACCTCGCGGAGTACAACATTATCGGCGTCTCGTGGTTCGAACTGTATGATTCGCCGAGCGATCCCGGATATGGCCTGCTGAGCAACCCGTCGAGTGCCAAACCCCGGTACAACACAATGAAGACTTACATCGCGAGTCAAAACGCGTAG
- a CDS encoding glycosyltransferase — protein sequence MSEISVLVLTRNQEQRLPECLETIVEWCDDIHVFDSSSTDRTVAFAQLVGAKVTSRRFDDWPARREWGLRDINFKHDWVLCVNADERVSSALAAEILRAVRSAGDVVAFQIGRRAYVRKSWSRRMPHCRNPVRLFKPQYVHYEHLLQPATHVNGRIAYLTEYLDPHHSSNRAKHWFSPSTWFDREERAIEPPGH from the coding sequence ATGAGCGAAATTTCCGTACTCGTGCTGACAAGAAACCAGGAGCAACGGCTGCCTGAGTGTCTTGAAACGATTGTCGAATGGTGCGACGACATCCACGTCTTCGATTCGTCGAGCACGGACCGAACTGTCGCGTTCGCCCAATTGGTCGGTGCTAAAGTAACTTCGAGACGATTCGATGATTGGCCCGCTCGCCGGGAATGGGGCCTGCGTGACATCAATTTCAAACATGACTGGGTGTTGTGCGTGAACGCCGATGAGCGGGTCTCGTCGGCGCTTGCTGCGGAAATTCTCCGCGCCGTTCGTTCGGCGGGAGATGTCGTTGCGTTTCAAATCGGACGACGTGCGTACGTGCGAAAAAGCTGGTCCAGACGTATGCCACATTGCCGTAATCCAGTACGCTTGTTCAAGCCGCAATACGTCCACTATGAACATCTCCTCCAACCGGCGACCCATGTAAATGGACGCATCGCATACCTAACGGAATACCTCGATCCTCATCACTCCAGCAACCGGGCAAAGCACTGGTTTTCCCCGAGTACGTGGTTCGATCGCGAGGAACGTGCCATTGAACCGCCTGGCCATTGA
- a CDS encoding aspartate kinase yields the protein MALIVHKYGGTSMGSVERIKNVAKRVAKWHKAGHKMVVVPSAMSGETNRLLGLAKEITTQPSPRELDMIAATGEQVSSGLLAIALQEAGVDAVSYAGWQVPVKTDSAFTKARIMEIDGERVLRDLEAGKVVVITGFQGIDPDGNITTLGRGGSDTSAVAVAAALKADECLIYTDVDGVYTTDPRVVEEARRLDRVTFEEMLEMASLGSKVLQIRSVEFAGKYQVKTRVLSSLTDPLIPLDAEMKSGTLITFEEDETMEKAVISGIAFQRDEARIAVMGVPDKPGIAYQILGPVADANIDVDMIIQNQSVEGKTAFTFTVGRGDYQRAMDILTTQVKGHVQAEQVLGDLKVSKVSVVGVGMRSHVGIASTMFRTLSEEGINIQMISTSEIKISVLIDEKYMELAVRALHKAFELDQA from the coding sequence ATGGCACTCATCGTACATAAATACGGCGGCACCTCGATGGGCTCGGTCGAGCGCATCAAGAACGTCGCCAAGCGCGTCGCGAAATGGCATAAGGCCGGCCACAAGATGGTGGTCGTGCCGTCGGCAATGTCCGGCGAAACCAACCGCCTGCTCGGTCTCGCGAAAGAAATCACCACGCAGCCGAGCCCGCGCGAACTCGACATGATCGCCGCCACCGGCGAGCAGGTCAGCTCGGGCCTGTTGGCCATCGCGCTGCAGGAAGCCGGCGTCGACGCGGTCAGCTATGCCGGCTGGCAAGTGCCGGTCAAAACGGATAGCGCGTTCACGAAAGCGCGCATCATGGAGATCGACGGCGAGCGCGTGCTGCGCGATCTCGAAGCAGGCAAGGTGGTGGTGATCACCGGCTTCCAGGGTATCGACCCGGACGGCAATATCACCACGCTCGGCCGCGGCGGTTCGGATACGTCGGCGGTTGCGGTCGCGGCTGCGTTGAAGGCCGACGAGTGCCTGATCTACACGGACGTCGACGGTGTCTACACGACCGACCCGCGCGTGGTCGAAGAGGCGCGCCGGCTCGATCGCGTGACGTTCGAGGAAATGCTGGAAATGGCCAGCCTGGGTTCGAAGGTGCTGCAGATCCGTTCGGTGGAATTCGCCGGCAAATATCAGGTCAAGACGCGCGTGCTGTCGAGCCTGACCGATCCGCTCATCCCGCTCGACGCCGAAATGAAGTCGGGCACCCTGATTACTTTTGAAGAAGACGAGACCATGGAAAAAGCAGTCATCTCGGGCATCGCGTTTCAGCGCGACGAAGCTCGTATCGCCGTGATGGGTGTGCCCGACAAGCCGGGTATCGCGTATCAGATTCTCGGCCCGGTGGCGGACGCGAATATCGACGTCGACATGATCATCCAGAACCAGAGCGTCGAAGGCAAAACGGCCTTCACGTTCACCGTGGGCCGCGGCGACTATCAGCGCGCCATGGACATCCTCACGACCCAGGTGAAGGGTCACGTGCAGGCTGAGCAGGTGCTGGGCGATCTGAAGGTGTCGAAGGTCTCGGTGGTCGGCGTCGGCATGCGTTCGCATGTGGGCATTGCGAGCACGATGTTCCGCACGCTGTCGGAAGAGGGCATCAACATCCAGATGATCTCGACCTCCGAAATCAAGATTTCGGTGCTGATCGACGAGAAGTATATGGAGCTCGCCGTGCGCGCGCTGCATAAGGCATTCGAACTGGATCAGGCGTAA